Within Romboutsia sp. CE17, the genomic segment GCTATAAGCCTAATAAGTATAAAGTCAAAAATCCTTGGGATATATATAAGTATTATATGGAAAGCTTAAGATATAATCAAAAGGAAGTTTTTAAGGTAGTTCTTTTGAATACAAAAAACGAAATAATAACAGATGTTGATGTATCTGTTGGAACTTTAAATTCATCTTTGGTTCATCCAAGAGAAGTATTTAAAGAAGCGATAAAAAGAAGTAGTAATAAAATGATACTAATACATAACCATCCATCTGGAAGTGTTGAACCCTCAAAGGAGGATAAAAACATAACAGAAAGACTTATTAAATGTGGAGATATTATTGGAATTGAAGTAATAGACCATATTATAATAGGTGATGGATTGTATTATAGCTTTAAGGAAAACATGATAATTTGATTTAAGATATTGGAAGGAGCATTAATATGTCTAAAGAAAAAAAAGAAAAAAAAGAAAAAAAAGAAAAAAAAGGATTCGGTTCTTTATTCGGGTTTGGAAAAATGACTAAGGACATGGGAATCGACTTAGGAACAGCAAATACTTTAGTTTATATAAAAGGTCAAGGTATAGTAGTAAGAGAACCTTCAGTTGTAGCAATAAGAGATGATAGTAAAGAAGTTTTAGCAGTAGGAGAAGAAGCTAAGAGAATGATTGGTAGAACACCAGGAAATATAGTAGCTATAAGACCAATGAAAGATGGAGTTATAGCTGATTTTGATGTTACTCAATCAATGTTAAGCTACTTTATACAAAAAGCTGCAGCTAAAAAAGGTGTTGTAAGTCCAAGAATAGCTATATGTGTACCATTTGGTGTAACAGATGTTGAAAAAAGAGCTATAGAAGAGGCTGCAAGACAAGCAGGAGCGAAGGATGCTTATCTTATAGAAGAACCGATGGCAGCGGCAATTGGTGCTGGTCTTAAAGTAGAAGAACCAGAAGGTAACATGATAGTAGATATCGGTGGTGGTACTTCTGAAATAGCAGTTATATCTTTAGGTGGTATAGTATCAGCTGAATCTGTAAGAGTCGGTGGTAATAAATTTGATGATTCTATAGTTAGCTATGTTAAAAAAGAGTATAACTTAATGATAGGTGAAAGAACTGCCGAAGATATAAAAATAAGCATAGGTTCGACTTTTAAAGAAGACCAAGAAAGTGATATGCAAATAAGAGGTAGAGACTTAATATCAGGTCTTCCAAAAACAGTAGAAATATCTTCAACAGAAGTTAGAGAAGCATTAAAGGAGCCAATAAGTGCTATAATAGACGCAATAAAATCAACTTTAGAAAAAACTCCACCAGAATTAGCATCAGACATAATGGAAAATGGAATAATGCTAACGGGAGGGGGAGCATTACTTAGAGGATTAGATAAATTAATTAAACAAGAAACAGGAATGCCAGTAACAATAGCAGATGAACCATTAGATTGTGTTGCATTAGGAACTGGTAAATCAGTGGAAGATCAAGAAATATTCGAGAAAGTATTAATGATGAATACTAGAAGATAATAAAGTTGGTGATTGTCTTGAAATTTAATAATGATAAAAAGGACAAAAAGAAATTAAATGCAAAAGTGATAGCAACAGCGACAGTTGCTATCACTTTAATTGGAATTGTAGGAA encodes:
- the radC gene encoding RadC family protein, whose amino-acid sequence is MAIEERPREKMIQHGVKVLSNAELLAILLRTGTKKRNAIELANYIINKDLQGIRYLQDMSIEELCEIDGIGLSKATQIKAALELGMRISSYKPNKYKVKNPWDIYKYYMESLRYNQKEVFKVVLLNTKNEIITDVDVSVGTLNSSLVHPREVFKEAIKRSSNKMILIHNHPSGSVEPSKEDKNITERLIKCGDIIGIEVIDHIIIGDGLYYSFKENMII
- a CDS encoding rod shape-determining protein, which encodes MTKDMGIDLGTANTLVYIKGQGIVVREPSVVAIRDDSKEVLAVGEEAKRMIGRTPGNIVAIRPMKDGVIADFDVTQSMLSYFIQKAAAKKGVVSPRIAICVPFGVTDVEKRAIEEAARQAGAKDAYLIEEPMAAAIGAGLKVEEPEGNMIVDIGGGTSEIAVISLGGIVSAESVRVGGNKFDDSIVSYVKKEYNLMIGERTAEDIKISIGSTFKEDQESDMQIRGRDLISGLPKTVEISSTEVREALKEPISAIIDAIKSTLEKTPPELASDIMENGIMLTGGGALLRGLDKLIKQETGMPVTIADEPLDCVALGTGKSVEDQEIFEKVLMMNTRR